Proteins encoded together in one Thermomonospora curvata DSM 43183 window:
- a CDS encoding MBL fold metallo-hydrolase encodes MFFAQYYLDCLSQASYLIGDEGTGRAVVVDPRRDVSEYLAAAKEHGLRIEGVINTHFHADFIAGHLELAAQTGAWIGYGRRAEAEYPIRKLADGERIELGDVVLQVMETPGHTPESISLLVFEHAGDEVPYGVLTGDALFIGDVGRPDLLASLGKTADELGRMLYDSVHRKLMALPDQVRVFPAHGAGSACGKNLSTERWSTIGEQRLSNYACAPMSEEEFLAIVTEGQPSAPGYFVYDAVLNRKEHGLLDVDKRLRPLEAGEFLAHRAAGAVVVDARPTQEFVAGHVRGSLHVPADGRFAEWAGTVVAPGSRILVVAPQDREKEVITRLARIGFDDVIGYLREPEGAFMGMPEEIAHGPRMTARELRAELDGEQPPLVLDVRNVGELRAGRIEGSLHIPLAELPGRLEEVPKDRTVVAYCAGGTRSAIAASLLRRHGHAQVLDLIGGYAAWRGALSPAGA; translated from the coding sequence ATGTTCTTCGCCCAGTACTACCTCGACTGCCTCTCCCAGGCCTCCTACCTGATCGGCGACGAGGGCACCGGCCGCGCGGTCGTGGTGGACCCCCGCCGCGACGTCTCCGAGTACCTGGCCGCCGCAAAGGAGCACGGGCTGCGCATCGAAGGCGTGATCAACACCCACTTCCACGCCGACTTCATCGCCGGGCACCTGGAGCTGGCCGCGCAGACCGGGGCGTGGATCGGCTACGGACGGCGGGCCGAGGCCGAGTACCCGATCCGCAAGCTCGCCGACGGCGAGCGCATCGAGCTCGGGGATGTGGTGCTGCAGGTCATGGAGACCCCCGGGCACACCCCCGAGTCGATCAGCCTGCTGGTCTTCGAGCACGCGGGCGATGAGGTCCCCTACGGGGTGCTCACCGGCGACGCGCTGTTCATCGGGGACGTGGGCCGTCCCGACCTGCTGGCCTCCCTCGGGAAGACCGCCGATGAGCTGGGCCGCATGCTCTACGACAGCGTCCACCGCAAGCTGATGGCGCTGCCGGACCAGGTGCGGGTGTTCCCCGCGCACGGGGCGGGCTCGGCCTGCGGCAAGAACCTGTCCACCGAACGGTGGTCCACCATCGGCGAGCAGCGGCTGTCCAACTACGCCTGCGCCCCGATGAGCGAGGAGGAGTTCCTGGCCATCGTCACCGAAGGGCAGCCCTCCGCTCCCGGCTACTTCGTCTACGACGCCGTGCTCAACCGCAAGGAGCACGGGCTGCTCGATGTGGACAAGCGCCTGCGGCCGCTGGAGGCCGGCGAGTTCCTGGCCCACCGCGCGGCGGGGGCGGTCGTGGTGGACGCCCGCCCCACCCAGGAGTTCGTCGCCGGGCACGTCCGCGGCTCGCTGCACGTGCCCGCCGACGGCCGCTTCGCCGAATGGGCCGGGACGGTGGTGGCGCCCGGCTCCCGGATCCTCGTGGTCGCCCCGCAGGACCGCGAAAAGGAGGTCATCACCCGGCTGGCCCGCATCGGCTTCGACGACGTCATCGGCTACCTGCGCGAACCCGAGGGCGCCTTCATGGGCATGCCCGAGGAGATCGCGCACGGTCCCCGGATGACCGCCCGGGAGCTGCGCGCCGAGCTCGACGGCGAACAGCCCCCGCTGGTGCTGGATGTGCGCAACGTCGGCGAGCTGCGCGCCGGGCGGATCGAGGGCTCCCTGCACATCCCGCTGGCCGAGCTGCCGGGGCGGCTGGAGGAGGTCCCCAAGGACCGCACCGTCGTCGCCTACTGCGCCGGCGGCACCCGCTCGGCCATCGCGGCCAGCCTGCTGCGCCGCCACGGCCACGCGCAGGTCCTCGACCTGATCGGCGGCTATGCCGCCTGGCGGGGCGCGCTGTCGCCGGCGGGCGCCTGA
- a CDS encoding HAD family hydrolase: MSTIRGVLFDLDGTLVDHESAAADAVVAALADMDGAEGVEPAALGRLWVEIEHAAMDRYLAGEIGFQEQRRLRVARLRAELGLPAWTDEQADEWFTGYLREYERAWRTYPDALPALERLRRERPEAALGVVTNGNGQQQRRKLAQTGLAALMPTVVVSGEVGVAKPDPEIFQIACRRLGLPPQEVAYVGDRHQTDALAAKAAGLRGIWLDRGGEKGADPGVPVIASLADLPGVLAR; the protein is encoded by the coding sequence GTGAGCACGATCAGGGGTGTGCTGTTCGATCTCGACGGGACGCTGGTCGATCACGAGTCGGCCGCCGCCGACGCGGTCGTGGCCGCGCTGGCGGACATGGACGGGGCCGAGGGGGTCGAGCCCGCGGCGCTGGGACGGTTGTGGGTCGAGATCGAGCATGCGGCCATGGACCGCTACCTGGCCGGAGAGATCGGCTTCCAGGAGCAGCGGCGGCTGCGGGTCGCCCGGCTCAGAGCCGAGCTGGGGCTGCCGGCCTGGACGGACGAGCAGGCCGACGAGTGGTTCACCGGGTATCTGCGCGAGTACGAGCGGGCGTGGCGGACGTATCCGGACGCGCTGCCCGCGCTGGAGCGGCTGCGGCGGGAGCGGCCGGAGGCGGCGCTGGGGGTCGTCACCAACGGAAACGGACAGCAGCAGCGGCGCAAGTTGGCTCAGACGGGCCTTGCCGCGCTGATGCCGACGGTGGTCGTCTCCGGTGAGGTCGGGGTCGCCAAGCCGGACCCGGAGATCTTCCAGATCGCCTGCCGGCGGCTGGGACTGCCGCCGCAGGAGGTCGCCTACGTGGGGGACCGCCACCAGACCGATGCGCTCGCCGCGAAAGCGGCCGGGCTGCGAGGAATCTGGCTCGATCGCGGGGGAGAGAAAGGTGCGGACCCGGGCGTCCCGGTGATCGCGAGCCTGGCCGATCTTCCGGGCGTCCTCGCCCGGTGA
- a CDS encoding HAD family hydrolase — protein sequence MFGLFGTLVPSGSRERRDAVSHAMADALGVDRVLFAELFKNSFRERWRGALGSLEETIAALAVRVGGNPTEEAVRHAARRRLDFTRRQITPDPGLPALLDALRADGRRLGLISNCSAEIPALWDGNPLSRQITAPVFSCTVGCCKPDPQIHRLAAAALDTVPERCVFVADGAGGELPGAQAVGMQTIRVRADGVDHGVYGGMGNWEGTTVDTLYDLPAVLGGRNTGRTRR from the coding sequence GTGTTCGGCCTCTTCGGCACCCTGGTGCCCAGCGGCTCGCGGGAGCGCCGGGACGCGGTGTCGCATGCCATGGCCGACGCCCTGGGCGTGGACCGCGTTCTGTTCGCCGAGCTGTTCAAAAACAGCTTCCGGGAACGCTGGCGCGGAGCCCTGGGCTCCTTGGAGGAGACCATCGCCGCGCTCGCCGTCCGCGTCGGCGGAAACCCCACCGAGGAGGCGGTCCGCCACGCCGCCCGGCGCCGTCTCGACTTCACCCGCCGCCAGATCACCCCGGACCCCGGCCTGCCGGCGCTGCTCGACGCGCTCCGGGCCGACGGCCGGCGGCTGGGGCTGATCAGCAACTGCTCGGCGGAGATCCCCGCGCTCTGGGACGGCAACCCGCTGTCCCGACAGATCACCGCCCCGGTGTTCTCCTGCACGGTCGGATGCTGCAAGCCCGACCCGCAGATCCACCGGCTGGCCGCCGCCGCACTGGACACCGTCCCCGAACGGTGCGTCTTCGTCGCCGACGGCGCGGGAGGCGAGCTGCCCGGCGCGCAGGCCGTCGGCATGCAGACCATCCGGGTCCGGGCCGACGGCGTCGATCACGGCGTTTACGGCGGCATGGGGAACTGGGAGGGGACGACCGTCGACACCCTCTATGACCTGCCGGCCGTCCTCGGTGGGCGGAATACCGGCCGTACCCGCCGGTGA
- a CDS encoding Acg family FMN-binding oxidoreductase — MAVPLASRAGVHRLVSAAIAAPSLHNSQPWWFRSRGGELELHLDPDRAVPVIDPRGRAMHIACGAALFNLRLAVRTAGHRPIVRTFPGSGHTLLAIVGGEPWTEPSARQRELYAAITERRTNRNPYDRIHLPARVLNELEEAAQREGAVLRILEQPATSRLLDLIAAADNELAENPAYRQELARWTTGRARTEGIPSYAFGPRSAGRGLPMRDFGLGGFGDGGREVGGFEERPTLGALIVDGDGPAEWLRAGQALQRVLLTATRHGVATSFLTQPLDVQEMRDPGGGHWPGRSVQMIIRFGYGPPAPASPRRPIREVLVA, encoded by the coding sequence ATGGCCGTTCCCCTGGCGTCCCGCGCAGGCGTCCACCGGCTGGTCTCCGCGGCGATCGCCGCGCCCTCGCTGCACAACAGCCAGCCCTGGTGGTTCCGCTCCCGCGGCGGTGAGCTGGAGCTGCACCTGGACCCCGACCGGGCGGTGCCGGTGATCGACCCGCGCGGCCGGGCCATGCACATCGCCTGCGGCGCCGCCCTGTTCAACCTGCGGCTGGCGGTGCGCACCGCCGGGCACCGCCCGATCGTGCGGACCTTCCCCGGCAGCGGGCACACCCTGCTGGCCATCGTCGGCGGCGAGCCGTGGACCGAGCCGTCGGCCCGTCAGCGCGAGCTGTACGCCGCGATCACCGAGCGGCGCACCAACCGCAACCCCTATGACCGCATCCACCTGCCGGCCCGGGTGCTCAACGAGCTGGAGGAGGCCGCCCAGCGGGAGGGCGCGGTGCTGCGCATCCTCGAGCAGCCGGCCACCTCCCGGCTGCTGGACCTGATCGCCGCCGCCGACAACGAGCTGGCCGAGAACCCCGCCTACCGCCAGGAGCTGGCCCGCTGGACCACCGGCCGCGCCCGCACCGAGGGGATCCCCTCCTACGCCTTCGGCCCCCGCTCCGCCGGGCGGGGCCTGCCCATGCGCGACTTCGGCCTGGGCGGCTTCGGCGACGGCGGCCGGGAGGTCGGCGGCTTCGAAGAACGGCCCACGCTGGGCGCGCTGATCGTCGACGGCGACGGGCCCGCCGAGTGGCTGCGCGCCGGTCAGGCCCTGCAGCGCGTCCTGCTCACCGCCACCCGGCACGGGGTGGCCACCTCGTTCCTCACCCAGCCGCTGGACGTGCAGGAGATGCGCGACCCCGGCGGCGGCCACTGGCCCGGCCGCAGCGTCCAGATGATCATCCGTTTCGGTTACGGCCCGCCCGCCCCGGCCTCTCCGCGCCGCCCGATCCGGGAGGTCCTGGTCGCCTAA